The genomic stretch GCTGCATTGCGAATCGTGGTCACACCATCGGCCAACACGGCAGCCATCAGAATATTTTCTGTCCCACCCACAGTCACCATATCAAAGACAACTTCACCACCTTTCAGGCGACCATCGACTTTGGCATGTACATAACCGGCTTCGACTTCAATCTCGGCGCCTAAAGCTTCTAAAGCTTTCAAATGCTGATCGACAGGACGGGAACCAATCGCACAACCGCCTGGTAAAGACACTTTTGCACTGCCATAGCGCGCCAATAATGGACCAAGCACCAAAATAGAAGCACGCATAGTTTTTACGAGCTCATACGGTGCGAACTGGTTATCTAATGTAGAAGTATCAGCAACAACCGTATCGCCTTCATAAGTCATGGTGATCCCAAGACCAGCAATCAGCTTCACCAACGTATTGACATCTTTTAGATTAGGAACATTTCTGAGCGTAATCGGGGTATCAGCAAGAATCATTGCTGCCAATAATGGAAGTGCTGCATTCTTTGCACCAGAAATGCGCACTTCACCTTCGAGCTTGATACCGCCCTGAATTAAAAATTTATCCATTAAATGATTAAGCTCCAAATAAGCTTGCTTTGCGCCATTCTTCTTTTGTCATCGCGCGAATCGTTACTGCGTGAACTGCACCACTGGCAATATGGGCATTGAGAGGAGCATAAACAGCTTGTTGGCGTGCAACTGGACGCTTACCTTCAAATTGATCATCCACAATACG from Acinetobacter lwoffii encodes the following:
- the ibaG gene encoding BolA family iron metabolism protein IbaG, with amino-acid sequence MNNEQLAEILEAAFPEADVAVSGQGGKFDLRIVDDQFEGKRPVARQQAVYAPLNAHIASGAVHAVTIRAMTKEEWRKASLFGA